In Gimesia benthica, a single window of DNA contains:
- a CDS encoding radical SAM protein: MSLPVRQFHDQEILQARGPKNEVSQSQPYAFLNEREASAAGHPVEISTIFLTNRECPFRCLMCDLWKNTTDNRVSPGAIPEQIRYALKQLPPATQIKLYNSGNFFDAKAIPPEDLPEIAELIQPFERVILENHPLLCNQACPEFQQQIPGQLEIALGLETIHPEVLPALNKRMTLDDFARAVSFLREHAIEVRAFILLKPPFLNEAEGSEWAIRSVEYAFSLGVSCCAIIPTRPGNGMLERLQSTGEFSIPQLSSVESVLEQCLQLRQGRVLMDLWDLESLYADEFNLTQRLDRLSQMNLTQTVIPSV; this comes from the coding sequence ATGAGTTTGCCTGTTCGACAATTTCACGATCAGGAGATCCTGCAGGCCCGGGGTCCGAAAAACGAAGTCTCGCAGTCCCAACCTTATGCATTTCTGAATGAACGAGAGGCGTCCGCCGCAGGCCATCCGGTAGAGATTTCGACGATCTTCCTGACGAACCGTGAATGCCCTTTTCGCTGCCTGATGTGCGACCTCTGGAAGAACACGACCGATAATCGCGTTTCCCCGGGCGCCATTCCTGAGCAGATCCGCTACGCCCTGAAACAGCTGCCCCCTGCCACCCAGATCAAGCTTTACAACAGTGGTAATTTCTTCGACGCCAAAGCGATTCCCCCCGAGGACCTGCCTGAAATCGCGGAACTGATCCAGCCTTTTGAACGTGTAATCCTCGAGAATCATCCCCTGCTCTGCAATCAGGCCTGCCCGGAGTTCCAACAACAGATCCCCGGTCAACTGGAAATCGCGCTGGGACTGGAGACGATTCATCCCGAAGTACTGCCGGCTCTCAACAAACGCATGACCTTAGACGACTTTGCCCGGGCTGTTTCTTTCCTGAGAGAGCACGCTATTGAAGTCCGCGCGTTCATTCTGCTGAAACCTCCGTTTCTGAATGAGGCGGAGGGTAGTGAATGGGCGATTCGCTCCGTCGAATATGCATTTTCACTCGGCGTCAGTTGTTGTGCCATCATTCCCACTCGACCGGGGAACGGCATGCTTGAACGTCTGCAGTCCACAGGTGAGTTTTCTATTCCCCAACTTTCTTCCGTTGAAAGTGTGCTGGAACAATGCCTGCAATTACGTCAGGGGCGGGTGCTGATGGATCTCTGGGATCTGGAGTCACTGTATGCTGATGAATTCAATCTAACGCAACGACTGGATCGATTGTCTCAGATGAATCTGACGCAGACCGTCATTCCTTCAGTCTGA
- the ligA gene encoding NAD-dependent DNA ligase LigA, translating into MSVQKEIEELRQQLEHHNRLYYIQAKPEISDREFDKMMKRLEQLEEAHPEYDSPDSPTKKVGGAPIEGFQTIAHRLPMLSIDNIFELDGLKEFETRICKLLGEEQVELTAEYKIDGVAVSLVYENGHLVQGVTRGDGQSGDDITHNVRTIGGVPLRLNAKKPPALLEIRGEAYISNSDFQVLNVEMQEQGKEPFANPRNTTAGGLKLLDPKLCAKRKIRFFAHGIGAVEGVDFQTHVKYLDAIQEMGIPATPNVKAFPNLEKTMEHAQTMMDDLHSLDFEVDGIVLKVNRFDQRDQLGNTSKSPRWVVAYKWERYEAVTRAESIVFQVGKTGTVTPVANLEPVQIAGTTVSRASLHNRDEMQRLGIQIGDWVVVEKAGKIIPHVVRVEEHRRDGSQQELEFPTHCPECNTELVQDEGGVYIRCPNPECPATVRETLRYYASRQAMDIEGMGIKMIEQLLESGLLKGLADIYRLDEHYEDLINLERQGEKSIDNLLAGIESSKQQPLWRLLTGLNIRHVGASNARILEREFGTIDEITKQSEEDLADVNEIGPVIAGSVYNFFHSDFGQKLIADLKEEGLNMGTPVSKQEKPAGALEGKTVVVTGTLSRFTRDQAKEFIEKHGGKASGSVSSKTDYLVAGENAGSKLTKAQSLEVPVLSEDEFLALLGED; encoded by the coding sequence ATGAGCGTTCAAAAAGAAATTGAAGAGCTGCGTCAGCAGCTCGAGCATCATAACCGGCTGTATTACATTCAGGCGAAGCCGGAAATATCCGACCGCGAATTCGATAAGATGATGAAGCGGCTGGAGCAGCTCGAGGAAGCACATCCGGAGTATGATTCCCCCGATAGCCCTACTAAAAAAGTGGGTGGGGCACCGATAGAGGGGTTTCAGACGATTGCCCATCGTCTGCCGATGCTCTCGATCGACAACATCTTTGAACTGGATGGTCTCAAGGAATTTGAAACCCGCATCTGTAAACTGCTTGGAGAAGAGCAGGTCGAACTGACGGCCGAGTATAAAATTGACGGTGTCGCAGTCTCCCTGGTCTATGAAAACGGGCACCTCGTACAGGGAGTGACCCGCGGCGATGGCCAGTCTGGGGATGACATCACCCACAACGTCCGCACCATTGGTGGAGTTCCTCTGCGCCTGAATGCAAAAAAGCCTCCCGCGCTGCTGGAAATCCGGGGAGAAGCTTACATCAGCAATTCTGATTTCCAGGTGCTCAATGTAGAAATGCAGGAGCAGGGGAAAGAACCGTTTGCCAACCCGCGCAACACAACAGCAGGCGGTTTGAAACTGCTGGACCCGAAACTGTGTGCAAAACGTAAAATCCGTTTTTTTGCGCACGGTATCGGAGCGGTTGAAGGTGTTGATTTTCAGACGCATGTCAAATATCTCGACGCGATTCAAGAAATGGGTATCCCGGCGACACCCAACGTTAAGGCTTTTCCCAACCTGGAAAAGACCATGGAACATGCCCAGACCATGATGGATGACCTGCACTCGCTCGACTTTGAGGTTGACGGGATTGTGCTTAAGGTCAATCGCTTTGATCAGCGCGATCAACTGGGCAATACGTCCAAGAGCCCGCGGTGGGTCGTGGCGTATAAATGGGAACGATATGAAGCGGTCACCCGGGCAGAATCGATTGTCTTCCAGGTGGGTAAAACCGGAACGGTGACTCCGGTAGCTAACCTGGAACCGGTCCAGATCGCCGGGACCACGGTTTCTCGGGCCAGTCTGCACAATCGAGATGAAATGCAGCGGCTGGGGATTCAGATCGGCGACTGGGTCGTCGTGGAAAAAGCCGGCAAAATCATTCCACACGTGGTGCGTGTGGAAGAGCATCGCCGGGATGGCTCTCAGCAGGAACTCGAATTCCCCACGCATTGCCCTGAATGTAATACGGAACTGGTTCAGGATGAAGGGGGCGTTTACATTCGCTGTCCTAATCCGGAATGCCCCGCTACGGTTCGCGAGACTCTCCGCTATTACGCTTCGCGTCAGGCGATGGATATCGAAGGCATGGGCATCAAGATGATCGAGCAGTTGCTGGAATCCGGATTGCTTAAGGGACTGGCCGACATCTATCGTCTTGACGAACATTACGAAGATCTGATTAACCTCGAACGCCAGGGAGAAAAGTCGATCGATAATCTGCTGGCAGGCATCGAAAGTTCCAAGCAGCAGCCGCTCTGGCGGTTACTCACGGGGCTGAACATCAGGCATGTGGGGGCCAGTAATGCCCGGATTCTCGAACGGGAATTCGGAACCATCGACGAGATTACCAAACAGAGCGAGGAAGACCTGGCGGATGTGAATGAGATTGGTCCCGTGATCGCTGGTTCTGTGTATAACTTCTTCCACTCCGATTTCGGTCAAAAGCTGATTGCAGATCTTAAGGAAGAGGGGCTGAATATGGGGACACCGGTTTCCAAACAGGAAAAGCCCGCTGGTGCCCTCGAAGGTAAGACCGTGGTTGTCACCGGCACTCTATCGCGATTTACCCGTGATCAAGCTAAGGAGTTCATCGAGAAACACGGAGGCAAGGCCTCGGGATCGGTATCTTCGAAAACGGATTACCTGGTAGCGGGGGAGAATGCCGGTAGTAAACTGACGAAAGCACAGTCGTTGGAAGTACCCGTTCTTTCGGAAGATGAATTTCTGGCGCTGCTGGGTGAGGACTAA
- a CDS encoding DUF1501 domain-containing protein, translated as MSKSVSRRTFLKSSALGISAGWVSGMGINAGAGLKLNPGQKSVVMIYLPGGPTQFETFDPKPESPVEIRGSFLPTQTKVPGVQFCELLPRLSSIADRFSVIRTLVGMENRHESFQCYTGRAGGRTEDGEPAGGWPAFGSVISQLLGPGANGMIPYVDAAPKMSYGPYNNNGSHLQGNPSWPGFTGFKHIPFTLEGEVKSDLVLHGIDLARLNQRKSLLQSVKRSQQQIDGKGLDNFQDQAFEMLTSGRFAEAMDLEREPQSVRERYGALQKTDPSFGGAPQSPQHLLLARRLVEAGVRCVTVAFGAWDWHANREGSIEYLSKKYLPLFDQSLAVFLQDLDERGLLEQTTVIVWGEFGRTPRINAKGGRDHWPGTQSVLMAGGGIQGGRIIGQTDRVGGVPADRPVHVQEIFATLYRNMGVDLATAQITDLSGRPRYLVDDNRFPIPELY; from the coding sequence ATGAGCAAATCTGTTTCTCGACGGACTTTCCTGAAGTCCAGCGCTTTGGGAATCTCTGCCGGCTGGGTTTCGGGAATGGGGATCAATGCCGGTGCAGGCTTGAAACTGAATCCGGGGCAGAAATCGGTGGTGATGATCTACCTCCCCGGTGGCCCAACCCAGTTTGAAACGTTTGATCCCAAGCCCGAGTCTCCTGTCGAGATCAGGGGCTCCTTTCTCCCGACCCAGACCAAAGTACCGGGAGTTCAGTTCTGCGAACTTCTGCCTCGCCTCTCCTCAATTGCTGATCGTTTTTCTGTGATCCGTACTCTGGTTGGCATGGAAAACCGGCATGAATCGTTTCAGTGCTACACCGGTCGCGCTGGGGGGAGAACAGAAGATGGTGAGCCTGCAGGCGGCTGGCCAGCCTTTGGTTCGGTGATCTCCCAACTGCTGGGCCCCGGCGCAAACGGGATGATTCCCTACGTCGATGCGGCTCCGAAAATGAGTTATGGACCCTATAACAATAACGGGAGTCATCTGCAGGGGAATCCTTCCTGGCCTGGTTTCACCGGCTTCAAACACATTCCGTTTACGCTGGAAGGGGAAGTGAAATCAGACCTGGTGCTGCATGGCATCGACCTGGCGCGGTTGAATCAGCGGAAATCCCTGTTGCAATCTGTGAAGCGCAGTCAGCAGCAGATCGACGGCAAAGGCTTGGATAACTTTCAGGATCAGGCTTTTGAAATGTTGACCTCCGGTCGCTTTGCCGAAGCCATGGACCTGGAGCGGGAACCACAGTCAGTCCGCGAGCGTTACGGTGCCCTGCAGAAAACCGATCCCAGCTTTGGTGGCGCACCACAGAGTCCACAGCATCTGTTACTGGCGCGTCGACTTGTCGAGGCCGGTGTCCGTTGTGTGACCGTCGCTTTTGGCGCCTGGGACTGGCACGCCAACCGCGAGGGTTCTATTGAATACCTGTCGAAGAAATACCTGCCGCTGTTCGATCAGTCACTGGCGGTCTTCCTGCAGGACCTGGATGAACGCGGTTTGCTGGAACAGACGACGGTCATCGTCTGGGGAGAATTCGGGCGGACTCCCCGTATCAACGCCAAAGGAGGCCGCGACCACTGGCCCGGGACACAGTCCGTTCTCATGGCAGGAGGGGGAATTCAGGGAGGCCGCATCATCGGACAAACTGACCGGGTGGGAGGTGTTCCCGCAGACCGTCCGGTGCACGTTCAGGAGATCTTTGCGACCCTCTATCGGAATATGGGCGTCGATCTGGCGACGGCCCAAATTACCGATCTCTCGGGGCGCCCCCGTTATCTGGTTGACGACAATCGATTTCCGATTCCGGAACTGTATTGA
- a CDS encoding asparagine synthase-related protein yields the protein MIHHEYVERLVNLLAPEANLLFNMTFEEATQRVGSGSPEQIREIDGQFALVHKEGTRVRMARSIGRPMRFFLAKRAEGPCLVIAERIDEIYEFLKSEGLDNQFHPSYTRMVPAHYLIELQLIGCPDPNPQATRYFTPERNRLSNKLDDIGKAYISAVSQEIHRWLDTIPQQEPIGVLFSGGIDSGAIFLLLYHALITRGESPSRLKAFSLSVDGEGSDCRQAYEFLDQLNLSLFLEIMQVPVDALDYKETIKVVEDYKELDVQAAMMTYALCKKIREQYPHWKHLIDGDGGDENLKDYPIEANPELTIRSVLNNLMLYQEGWGVEAVKHSLTYSGGQSRGHVRTYAPARSLGFQGFSPYALPNVIEVAEGIPFIELTDWDPRKLYALKGDIVCRGIKQVTGLSMPVYPKRRFQEGSLNGDSYENVFAESETVYRETLLSLFQQPS from the coding sequence ATGATTCATCACGAGTACGTGGAGCGACTTGTCAACTTGCTGGCTCCAGAGGCAAACCTGCTTTTCAATATGACTTTTGAAGAAGCCACGCAACGTGTGGGCAGTGGTTCTCCTGAACAGATCAGGGAGATCGATGGGCAGTTTGCCCTGGTCCACAAGGAGGGAACACGTGTTCGCATGGCACGCTCCATCGGCAGACCCATGCGTTTCTTCCTGGCGAAACGGGCGGAAGGTCCCTGTCTGGTAATCGCCGAACGTATTGATGAGATCTACGAATTCCTCAAGAGTGAAGGCCTCGACAACCAGTTCCATCCCTCCTACACGCGGATGGTTCCCGCCCACTATCTGATCGAGCTGCAGTTGATCGGCTGTCCGGACCCGAATCCACAGGCAACGCGCTACTTTACTCCCGAGCGAAACCGACTGTCGAATAAGCTTGATGATATCGGCAAAGCGTATATCAGCGCTGTCTCTCAGGAAATACATCGCTGGCTGGACACCATTCCTCAGCAGGAGCCAATCGGAGTTCTGTTTTCGGGAGGAATTGACAGCGGTGCGATCTTCCTGCTGCTGTATCACGCGTTGATTACGCGAGGGGAATCTCCGTCCCGTCTCAAAGCGTTCTCGCTCTCTGTCGATGGTGAGGGCAGCGACTGCAGACAGGCTTATGAATTTCTGGACCAGTTGAATTTGAGTCTGTTCCTGGAAATCATGCAGGTCCCGGTAGATGCGCTGGACTATAAAGAAACAATCAAAGTCGTCGAAGACTATAAAGAGCTGGACGTGCAGGCGGCGATGATGACGTACGCCCTGTGCAAAAAGATTCGCGAGCAATATCCCCACTGGAAGCACCTCATCGACGGCGATGGTGGCGATGAAAACCTGAAAGACTATCCGATCGAAGCGAATCCGGAGCTGACGATTCGCAGCGTGCTGAATAATCTGATGCTCTACCAGGAAGGCTGGGGAGTGGAAGCGGTCAAGCACTCATTGACCTATTCGGGGGGACAGAGTCGCGGTCACGTCCGCACTTATGCCCCTGCCCGCTCACTGGGCTTCCAGGGTTTCAGTCCCTATGCACTGCCGAACGTCATCGAAGTCGCCGAGGGGATTCCCTTTATCGAACTGACCGACTGGGATCCCCGTAAACTGTATGCTCTCAAAGGGGACATCGTTTGCCGGGGAATCAAACAGGTCACCGGACTCTCCATGCCCGTTTATCCGAAACGGCGTTTTCAGGAGGGGAGCCTGAATGGCGACTCTTACGAGAATGTCTTTGCTGAATCAGAGACCGTCTATCGTGAGACTCTGCTTTCGCTGTTCCAGCAGCCTTCCTGA